In Nicotiana tabacum cultivar K326 chromosome 19, ASM71507v2, whole genome shotgun sequence, one DNA window encodes the following:
- the LOC107827552 gene encoding ascorbate transporter, chloroplastic, translating to MAIGAVVSNRNFGCFVSSGREQCISRGERLGCAALKYVQRNMLYNDRCLSRSGLSYSGCIYRSYSQSTGPLDGKSFGSKSPFYVELIQPNRFSESSHVINPRRRTRRWECYLSSADSGNSWVQPRKLDKLGFIDGQKLQKKHAAVNRTQADYKSDEYDITGALESLVSSEGASEAILVEEVEQSKPWWEQFPRRWIVVLLCFAAFLLCNMDRVNMSIAILPMSKEFNWNSATVGLIQSSFFWGYLLTQIVGGIWADKLGGKVVLGFGVVWWSIATVLTPIAARMGLPFLLVVRALMGIGEGVAMPAMNNMLSKWIPVSERSRSLALVYSGMYLGSVTGLAFSPILIQKFGWPSVFYSFGSLGSIWFALWLTKAYSSPKDDPGLSAQEKRLIMGGSVSKEPVSNIPWKLILSKAPVWALIISHFCHNWGTFILLTWMPTYYSQVLKFNLTESGLLCVLPWLTMAVFANVGGWIADTLVSKGFSITSVRKIMQSIGFLGPAFFLSQLSHVRTPALAVLCMACSQGSDAFSQSGLYSNHQDIGPRYAGVLLGLSNTAGVLAGVFGTAATGYILQKGSWDDVFKVAVILYIIGTLVWNFFSTGERILE from the exons ATGGCAATCGGTGCCGTTGTTTCTAACCGGAATTTCGGTTGTTTCGTCAGTTCAG GCAGAGAGCAGTGTATTAGCCGTGGAGAACGATTGGGTTGTGCTGCTTTGAAGTATGTTCAGAGGAATATGTTATACAACGACCGGTGTCTCTCAAGGAGTGGCTTGTCGTACTCCGGTTGCATTTATAGGTCATATTCCCAATCTACTGGACCTTTGGATGGTAAATCTTTTGGATCAAAATCACCATTTTATGTTGAACTCATTCAACCTAACCGGTTTAGTGAAAGTTCTCATGTCATCAATCCTAGGCGAAGAACCAGAAGATGGGAATGTTATCTTTCCTCTGCTGACTCAGGTAACAGTTGGGTTCAACCAAGGAAGCTGGATAAGCTTGGTTTCATTGATGGACAAAAGCTGCAGAAAAAGCATGCTGCGGTAAATAGAACCCAAGCTGACTATAAATCTGATGAGTATGACATAACTGGAGCTTTGGAGTCTCTTGTGTCATCGGAAGGGGCAAGTGAAGCCATTTTGGTGGAAGAAGTTGAGCAATCAAAACCTTGGTGGGAGCAATTTCCAAGACGTTGGATTGTTGTACTGCTGTGTTTTGCTGCATTTTTGTTATGCAACATGGATCGT GTGAACATGAGCATTGCAATTCTTCCGATGTCAAAGGAATTTAACTGGAACAGCGCTACGGTTGGTCTCATCCAGTCTTCCTTCTTCTGGGGCTATCTTCTCACTCAG ATTGTTGGAGGGATATGGGCGGACAAACTTGGTGGGAAGGTAGTGCTTGGCTTCGGAGTTGTCTGGTGGTCGATTGCAACTGTTTTAACTCCTATTGCCGCCAGAATGGGACTTCCATTTTTACTTGTCGTGCGTGCCTTAATGGGTATTGGGGAG GGTGTCGCGATGCCTGCCATGAATAATATGCTCTCAAAGTGGATTCCTGTCTCAGAAAGAAGCAGATCTCTTGCCCTAGTGTATAGTGGAATGTATCTTGGTTCTGTTACAGGATTAGCTTTCTCTCCTATTTTGATCCAGAAGTTCGGATGGCCATCAGTGTTCTATTCCTTTGGTTCTCTTGGAAGCATCTGGTTTGCGCTGTGGTTGACCAAG GCATATAGCTCTCCAAAAGATGATCCAGGGCTTAGTGCGCAGGAAAAGAGGCTGATCATGGGTGGCAGTGTCTCTAAGGAACCTGTCTCTAACATCCCATGGAAACTAATTTTATCAAAGGCACCTGTCTGGGCCCTCATTATCTCCCATTTCTGTCATAACTGGGGAACATTTATTCTACTGACATGGATGCCTACATACTATAGTCAG GTTTTAAAGTTCAACCTCACCGAATCAGGACTACTCTGCGTATTGCCATGGCTGACCATGGCCGTATTTGCAAATGTAGGTGGTTGGATTGCCGATACACTTGTGAGCAAAGGATTCTCCATAACATCAGTTCGTAAG ATTATGCAATCTATTGGTTTTCTGGGCCCTGCTTTTTTTCTTTCACAATTAAGCCATGTGAGGACTCCTGCGTTAGCAGTGCTATGCATGGCATGCAGTCAG GGATCGGATGCATTCTCTCAGTCTGGCCTCTACTCTAATCACCAAGACATTGGACCGCGTTACGCT GGAGTGTTGTTGGGATTATCTAATACTGCTGGAGTGCTAGCTGGTGTCTTCGGTACAGCTGCAACTGGATACATACTACAAAAAG GATCTTGGGATGATGTATTTAAGGTGGCTGTTATATTATACATCATAGGCACATTAGTCTGGAATTTTTTCTCAACTGGAGAGAGAATCCTCGAGTAG